In Elephas maximus indicus isolate mEleMax1 chromosome 7, mEleMax1 primary haplotype, whole genome shotgun sequence, the following proteins share a genomic window:
- the LOC126080512 gene encoding olfactory receptor 8K3-like: protein MDKDNLTVLNEFILMGIIDRPELQAPLFRLFLIIYVISVVGNLGIIILTKIDFKLQTPMYFFLRHLAITDLGYSTAVGPKILVNFVVDENTISFYFCATQLAFFIVFITSKLFILSAMSYDRYVAICNPLLYTVIMSQRVCQVLVAITYLYSTFVSLLITIKIFNLSFCGYNVISHFYCDIPPLFSLLCSNTHEIELILLVLVTFDLISSLLIVVSYLLVLVAIIRMNLAEGRYKAFSTCGSHLTVLVVFYGTLFFMYIQPKACHSFDTDTVTCIFFTLVIPMLNPLIYSLRNKDVKDAVLKTWEKISNIFSKV, encoded by the coding sequence ATGGACAAGGACAATCTAACTgtgctgaatgaattcattctgatggGAATCATAGACCGCCCTGAGCTGCAGGCTCCATTGTTCAggctgttcctcatcatctacgTGATCTCAGTagtgggcaacttgggcatcatcatcctcaccaagatagACTTCAAACTGCAAacacccatgtatttttttctcagacaccttgctatcactgatcttggttattcaacagcCGTGGGACCAAAAATTTTggtaaattttgttgtggatgagAACACAATCTCCTTTTATTTTTGTGCTACACAGCTGGCTTTCTTTATTGTGTTCATAACTAGTAAACTATtcattctgtcagcaatgtcctatgaccgctatgtggccatttgtaaccctctgctctacacagtcatcatgtcacaaagGGTTTGTCAGGTGCTGGTTGCAATCACCTATCTCTATAgcacatttgtttctcttctcatCACCATAAAGATatttaatttatccttctgtggtTATAACGTCATcagtcatttctactgtgacattccccccttgttctctttgctctgctcaaacaCACATGAAATTGAATTAATCCTTCTGGTCTTAGTAActtttgatttgatttcatcTCTCCTAATAGTTGTTTCTTACCTGCTGGTTCTTGTAGCCATTATCAGAATGAACTTAGCTGAGggcaggtacaaggccttctccacctgtggatcccacctgacaGTGCTGGTAGTGTTCTACGGGACTTTATTCTTTATGTACATTCAGCCCAAGGCCTGTCACTCTTTTGACACTGATACAGTGACTTGCATATTTTTTACTCTGGTTAttcccatgttgaatcccttgatttatagcttgaggaacaaagatgtgaaAGATGCTGTACTTAAGACATGGGAAAAAATAAGCAATATATTTTCTAAAGTTTGA